Proteins encoded together in one Impatiens glandulifera chromosome 1, dImpGla2.1, whole genome shotgun sequence window:
- the LOC124921613 gene encoding eukaryotic translation initiation factor-like has translation MESSGSMASGTANEAETTKQTHSLQRQWTFWLDNQSKPKQGAAWGTSLRKVHTFETVEEFWCLYDQIFKPSKLPTNADFHLFRSGIEPKWEDPECANGGKWTVTSSGKSNLDTMWLETLMALIGEQFDEADDICGVVASVRPRQDKIALWTKSASNEAAQMGIGRKWKEILDVNDKLTYSFHDDSRRDRSAKSRYNV, from the exons ATGGAATCCAGCGGATCCATGGCGTCTGGTACCGCGAATGAGGCGGAGACGACGAAGCAGACTCATTCTTTGCAAAGACAATGGACCTTTTGGTTGGATAACCAATCCAAGCCTAAGCAAGGCGCCGCCTGGGGCACCTCCCTTCGAAAGGTCCACACTTTCGAAACCGTTGAGGAGTTCTGGTG TCTATACGATCAGATCTTCAAGCCTAGCAAGTTGCCTACGAATGCTGACTTTCATCTGTTTAGATCCGGAATTGAGCCCAAGTGGGAAGATCCTGAATGTGCAAATGGAGGCAAATGGACTGTAACCAGCAGTGGAAAGTCTAATCTAGACACCATGTGGCTTGAAACT CTAATGGCTTTGATTGGAGAACAATTTGATGAAGCTGATGATATATGTGGTGTTGTTGCAAGCGTTCGCCCGAGACAGGATAAAATTGCGCTATGGACCAAGAGTGCGTCGAATGAGGCTGCTCAG ATGGGCATAGGGAGGAAATGGAAGGAAATCCTTGATGTGAACGATAAGCTTACTTACAGTTTTCAT GATGATTCTAGACGCGACAGATCAGCAAAAAGCCGATACAATGTATGA
- the LOC124920875 gene encoding acid phosphatase 1-like: protein MANTNSLILLICLSSIVVISADWNIMSLQNAKQNGLEITLKNYCESWRLNVELNNIRDFEVVPEECIDYLKKYATSSQYDIDSERTVDECTVFISTSCTLRLDGRDAWIFDIDDTLLSTVPYYKKHHFGGEKLNLTSFEEWIRKGSAPALTSSLKLFNYLKARGVQIILLSSRREYVRSATIDNLVDVGYHGWTSLILRGPDDEGKTVQLYKREARKQLVESGYRILGILGDQWSSIKGLPSAKRTFKLPNSVYYVA, encoded by the exons ATGGCAAACACCAATAGCCTCATTCTTCTCATTTGCCTAAGCTCCATTGTAGTAATATCAGCCGATTGGAACATCATGAGCCTGCAGAATGCAAAGCAAAATGGCCTAGAAATCACCCTCAAGAACTACTGCGAAAGCTGGAGGCTAAATGTCGAGCTCAACAACATCAGAGATTTTGAAGTTGTCCCCGAAGAATGCATCGATTATCTCAAGAAATACGCCACTTCATCTCAATACGACATTGATTCTGAGAGGACCGTTGATGAATGCACCGTTTTCATCTCCACTTCCTGCACCCTTAGACTCGATGGAAGAGATGCTTGGATTTTCGACATCGATGACACCCTTCTCTCAACCGTCCCCTACTACAAGAAACATCATTTTGG GGGAGAAAAGCTGAATTTGACAAGCTTTGAGGAATGGATAAGGAAGGGAAGTGCACCAGCTCTTACATCTTCTTTGAAGTTGTTTAATTACTTGAAGGCTAGAGGAGTTCAGATCATTTTGTTGTCTTCTAGAAGGGAATATGTGAGATCTGCCACCATTGATAATCTTGTTGATGTTGGTTATCATGGATGGACTTCTTTAATCCTAAGGGGACCAGATGATGAAGGAAAGACAGTTCAACTTTACAAAAGAGAAGCTAGGAAACAATTGGTTGAATCTGGTTATAGAATTTTGGGTATTCTTGGTGATCAATGGAGCAGCATTAAGGGACTTCCTAGTGCTAAGAGAACATTCAAGCTTCCAAATTCGGTCTATTATGTTGCTTGA